From one Culex quinquefasciatus strain JHB chromosome 3, VPISU_Cqui_1.0_pri_paternal, whole genome shotgun sequence genomic stretch:
- the LOC119769018 gene encoding uncharacterized protein LOC119769018 translates to MFLGPPLTRLPSRFSCENFLALSNDRSVRAKRRGTSTSAVARRANRPLQRRGVIAKRVVDGERCVRAVASETRGKVVPVRRKAEQLKWARSQTRKIKRGKAEPGAKFRDKKRLHRSKARHAISRSVPHSSFSAWSVAAERIKGASLARNLANTEHPPSSSSTSRRPIRKRSKAKRPSQEVSGNLADWLITGILTRRCSRVFFRTRSARTGLDGRNEAVQDQLRHTPGAAPRISNRADGSRTADRL, encoded by the exons atgttccttggaccACCCCTGACACGGCTACCTAGT CGCTTCAGCTGCGAGAATTTTCTTGCGCTGTCAAACGATCGCAGCGTGAGAGCGAAAAGGAGAGGAACATCTACTTCCGCTGTGGCTCGTCGTGCAAATCGTCCTCTGCAGCGGCGAGGCGTCATTGCAAAACGAGTGGTCGACGGTGAAAGGTGCGTGCGTGCCGTCGCGAGCGAGACACGCGGAAAAGTGGTGCCGGTCCGTCGAAAAGCAGAACAACTAAAGTGGGCTCGAAGCCAAACCCGGAAGATCAAACGCGGCAAGGCGGAGCCCGGCGCAAAATTCCGCGACAAGAAACGTCTCCATCGCTCGAAG GCACGCCACGCAATCTCAAGATCTGTCCCACACTCGTCATTCAGCGCTTGGTCGGTCGCTGCTGAACGAATAAAAG GTGCCAGTCTCGCCCGGAATCTGGCCAACACCGAACACCCCCCGTCGAGTTCAAGCACGTCAAGAAGACCCATCCGGAAGAGGAGCAAAGCGAAAAGACCCTCGCAGGAGGTAAGCGGGAACCTTGCGGATTGGTTGATTACGGGGATTTTAACGCGACGATGTTCTAGGGTCTTTTTTCGCACACGCTCAGCGCGCACAGGGCTCGACGGGCGTAACGAGGCGGTCCAGGATCAACTACGCCACACACCTGGAGCTGCGCCGCGGATCAGCAACCGTGCGGACGGATCGCGGACAGCCGATCGCCTTTGA